From Carya illinoinensis cultivar Pawnee chromosome 5, C.illinoinensisPawnee_v1, whole genome shotgun sequence, one genomic window encodes:
- the LOC122310252 gene encoding uncharacterized protein LOC122310252: MEEELALRWSSLKLTEAEQQELFLPEEEALSSKLRGHLCLLASILNDRTANREAFKSTMAKVWNTFGWITFKEFGPNKFLLEFQLLSDKQKVLHGRPWSFDRHLICLKDFESDLSPNEVQFITEPFWVQAHNLPFAGMNRQLGEKIGEAIGKVHTVEVDEQGHSWGSYLRLKVDVDVTKPLVRGRMVNSGGKQLWSHFKYERLPNFCFKCGLFKHANGKCPNFGLNNQPQDQYGQWMRAPNSFPPQVSVKKYGGSPENQP; this comes from the coding sequence ATGGAAGAAGAGCTTGCACTAAGGTGGAGCTCACTAAAACTCACAGAAGCAGAACAGCAGGAGCTTTTCCTTCCAGAGGAAGAAGCCTTGTCTTCCAAATTGAGAGGTCACTTGTGCCTCCTTGCTTCAATACTCAACGACAGAACAGCTAACCGAGAGGCATTCAAAAGTACAATGGCAAAAGTGTGGAATACATTTGGCTGGATAACCTTCAAAGAATTTGGCCCCAACAAATTCTTACTTGAGTTCCAACTTCTATCCGATAAGCAGAAAGTCCTGCATGGCAGGCCATGGTCTTTTGACCGCCACCTTATATGCCTCAAGGATTTCGAGAGTGATTTGTCTCCTAACGAAGTGCAATTCATCACAGAGCCGTTTTGGGTGCAAGCACATAACCTCCCTTTCGCAGGCATGAATAGACAACTGGGGGAAAAGATAGGGGAAGCTATTGGTAAGGTACATACGGTGGAAGTAGATGAACAGGGACACAGTTGGGGGAGCTACCTCAGACTCAAAGTAGACGTGGATGTCACCAAGCCACTGGTTCGAGGTAGGATGGTTAACTCAGGAGGTAAACAACTCTGGTCTCATTTCAAATATGAACGTCTGCCCAATTTCTGTTTTAAATGTGGCCTTTTCAAACATGCCAATGGCAAATGCCCCAACTTTGGTCTAAACAACCAACCCCAAGACCAATATGGTCAATGGATGAGAGCTCCCAACTCATTCCCACCTCAAGTTTCAGTGAAGAAGTATGGTGGTTCACCGGAGAACCAACCTTAG
- the LOC122310250 gene encoding uncharacterized protein LOC122310250, translating to MVQLKVNQGTPKRVRPFRYEASWSKKEGCEALIKQHWGMTTGHLDPLTGSITGLKYCQEGLKNWSMEMRRNQGALIKEKLSILSSLKETNEGHLYTEISVLQKEVDSLLEAENSKWQQRAKQNWLRGGDRNTSFFHKCASQRRKQNLICNIRDNEGNETTSQKEISQIFQSFFQELFYLIKPKRHC from the coding sequence ATGGTTCAGCTTAAGGTCAACCAGGGAACTCCCAAACGTGTGAGACCTTTCAGGTATGAAGCATCATGGAGTAAAAAAGAGGGGTGTGAGGCCCTAATCAAACAACACTGGGGTATGACAACTGGCCATTTAGACCCCCTAACAGGATCCATCACTGGTTTAAAGTATTGTCAAGAGGGTCTGAAGAATTGGAGTATGGAAATGAGAAGAAATCAAGGGGCACTTATTAAGGAAAAACTGTCAATTCTCAGCTCCCTCAAAGAAACTAATGAGGGACACCTTTACACAGAAATAAGTGTACTTCAGAAGGAAGTGGACTCGCTTTTAGAGGCAGAAAACTCCAAGTGGCAACAAAGGGCCAAGCAAAACTGGTTGAGAGGTGGGGATAGAAACACTTCATTCTTCCATAAGTGTGCCAGCCAAAGGAGAAAACAGAACCTCATCTGTAACATAAGGGATAATGAAGGAAATGAGACCACTAGTCAGAAGGAGATTAGCCAAATTTTTCAGAGCTTCTTTCAAGAGCTTTTTTACCTCATCAAGCCCAAAAGGCATTGCTGA
- the LOC122309135 gene encoding geranyl diphosphate phosphohydrolase-like yields MEKGVPRVGVAVFLLRGKAVLLGRRRSSIGDSTFALPGGHLEFGESFEECAARELKEETGLDIDKVEYLTVTNTLFLEEPKPSHYVTIFMRAFLPDPNQAPQNLEPQKCDGWDWYDWDNLPKPLFRPLEKMVQEGYNPFPIG; encoded by the exons AGTGGGGGTGGCGGTTTTCTTGTTGAGGGGGAAAGCTGTTCTCTTGGGTCGGCGCCGCTCATCCATCGGCGACTCCACTTTTGCTCTCCCTGGCGGCCACCTCGAGTTTG GAGAGAGCTTTGAAGAATGCGCAGCCAGAGAGTTGAAAGAGGAAACTGGTTTGGACATTGATAAAGTAGAGTACTTAACTGTCACAAATACCCTGTTTCTTGAGGAACCAAAACCATCCCATTATGTTACCATCTTCATGCGTGCATTCTTACCAGATCCTAACCAAGCGCCCCAAAATCTTGAGCCACAAAAGTGTGATGGTTGGGATTGGTATGACTGGGATAATCTCCCTAAACCACTGTTTCGGCCTCTAGAGAAGATGGTGCAAGAGGGCTATAATCCTTTTCCAATTGGCTAG